AGTGAACAAGCAATAATCTATTTTTCAGAGCAAGAACAATACTTTGTTTTACAATTATTTTTTTATGATGTATCCCGACAGGCAATGATGGATAATCAAAATAAAATTAACTTATCCTTCGATCAATGTGAGCAAAATGGTGCGGTACTAAAAGATGGGATTAGCTTTGAAATGGAGTTAAATATTGAGTCTTGGGAGGATATTTCTGAACAAGAAGCGGTCTATCCTGAATTAGGCAATGACTTTATCTGTGGCTTGTCAAAACAAGATAAGCAATGGTTTAGTGAGCGATATCAGCAAGCTTGTGAGCGTTTAATTTGAGAATAAATAATCGCTCTTAAGTAAATTGCTTCATAGACCCCCTGCTTTACGGCCATTATTCTTCCTCCAAAGTATAATAATTTTTTTGTTCAAAGCGAGGCGTGCAGATACATAAAAATACCAATTCCGTTTGCCCGGTATTTTCAATTTTTTGTGCGACATCAGCAGGAATGCTAATACTATCCAGTGCAGATACCTCTTCAGGTGCTTCATGATTAATGAAAACTCGCCCCTGACCAGACAAAATAATATAACGCTCAATGGTGTTTTTTAAGGCGTGTAACTGCGTGCAAATTCCCGGCGCAACAGCAGCACGAGCAATAGAACATTGACTATCACCCGCATGGTTGAGCAATTCATTTATGGTGCAGCGCTCTGGTGTTGAAAATTGCTTGTTGGGATCATAGGGGGTTAAATAGGTATTCAAAAAAATTCTCCTTAGCTAAAAAAATGCTTACGTAAAGGCTCATAGAACTGGTGAATAAGCAGTCCTGATAAAACACAGGCCGTGCCAATAAAAATAGCGCTGGTAATGGTCTCATGATTAAACCATTTGCCCAGTAACAATGCTGTAATAGGCGTTATTAAGGTTGCCAGTGCCACGGTCGAGGCTGATAGTCGAGATAAGACAAAATAATAACTGACAAAGCCAACGACCGATCCCATGATACCTAAGTAAACAATAGACCAGAGTGTGCGTAGGGGTAATTGTTCGGGGAGTGGATCAGCAAATAATAGAAAACTCAGCAGGAACAAGGGCAGTGCAAACAGCAAGCCGCCAGTGGTCACAATGAGTGCCGGTAATGGTATATTGAGACGTTTGATT
This genomic window from sulfur-oxidizing endosymbiont of Gigantopelta aegis contains:
- a CDS encoding cupin domain-containing protein, whose product is MNTYLTPYDPNKQFSTPERCTINELLNHAGDSQCSIARAAVAPGICTQLHALKNTIERYIILSGQGRVFINHEAPEEVSALDSISIPADVAQKIENTGQTELVFLCICTPRFEQKNYYTLEEE